CGTAGGGCAATTCAAAACTTCCTGGCACTTCTAGTGTTTTGATGTTCTTGTCTGATGCGCCTAAGTCTTTTAAAGTTTCAATCGCGCCGTCTCTAAGTGCATGCGTGATTTCGGAGTTCCAAGATGAAACAACAATGCCAAACTTATAAGGTTTGGCACTGGGTAAATCTTCTTTATTGTATTGAGATAAATTTTTGTTTTCTGTTGCCATTATTGTTTAGCATTGGTTAAAAGGACATACAATTTATCCATATCAGAACCTAATCCCTCTGCGTATTCTTTGTTATAGGCATCGATTAATTTCACTGCCTCGTCGTATTTTTTGGTTTCATACGCTAAGATAGCAGCTTTTCTTGTATAGATTCTTTGGATTGTTTGCACATTGGTTTCTTTTGCGGCCTTTGCATAAGCATCAAATGCTTCGTCTTTTTTGCCTAATTGAGAAAGCGCATCGCCTATGGCTCCTTCTTTCACTGCTTTAGAAACTTCTTCTGATGTTTTGAAAGCTTTGAAATCCTCTAGTGCTTCTTGGTATTTTCCTAATTTATAGTTTGCGACACCTGCTTTAAATTTGGCTAGATTCGCCGCATTGGTTCCTCCGAAATCTTCAATGATTTGATCAAAACCTAAGAAAGCTCCTTGGCTACCATTTAAGGCTAATTGCATAGAGTCTTGCTGATACATTCTATCTGCAGTTACGATTTCTTTATTTGCCTCCTCGTTTTTAGGATCTACAATAAATCTTAAATAAGCGAAATAACCTAAAACTACAACCACCAAGGCACCAAAAATGATTCCTAAAAGTTTGGCATTTTTTTCTAAAAAGTGCTCTGAACTTTGTGCAGTTTGTTCTAATTTCTCAAAAGCCTCTTGTGTGGCGTATTTTTTGTGATTCTCTTTTCTTGCCATTTTTCTATGGTTTACTAATGTGCAAAAGTAAGCATTTATATGCTAAAAATAAAATGATTTTTTGAATTCAAAGATTTTTTAATTTTTTACGATTCCAAAAGGAGCGAAAATTATAATTTTCAATGTTTTTTTAAAAAAACTTCAACTTGCCAAAAATTAGTCTTAATTTGAATTTTTGGAGCGTATCGGTGTCTTTTACATGAATTCTACATATTTCATAGGGATTTTTAAATGGGAATGTATTTAATTTATTTCCTATTCTTAGGGCATAGTCAATTTTTTTGTTTTTTAGTAGTTTATAAAAGGCTTGCTTTTCTTTGGGTCTTGCGCCATATGGATATGCAAAAACTGGACTAAATACTACGCCCCAAAGATTGAGTAGATGGATGTTTTTTTCTAAATCTTGATTTATTTCGCTTATTGAATGAGATTTACAGCTTAAATGAGAATGGCTATGCAAACCGTATTCTATGAGTTTTGAGTCGTACATTTGTTTTAGCTCAACGGGGGTAAGTATGTCTTTTTTCTGTTTTTCTATGGTTTCTGTATTTAGAAAGATAGTCGCTTTAATTCCATATTTCTTTAACAAAGGAAGTGCATATTCTAGGTTATTTTTGAATCCATCATCAAATGTCAAAATAATAGATTTTGTATGGATTTTTGGAGTTTCTTTTAAATCGCTAAAAAAATAGGTTTGAAAGCCTTTTTCTTTCAAATATTTTAATTGATTTTCAAACGCTTCAATCGTTACATCCAAATTATCTCTGGTGTGTGGCACTACATTATGATACATTAAAACTGGAAGCCTGCGCGATGGGAATAGATGAATCCATAGTTTAAAATGAAAGATTACAAAAACTACAAAAAGCAGGAAAATAAATTCAATATAAATCATTTATTCTGAAGGATATAAAGTTTAGAATATTTTAAAAATGTATACAGGGCGTGTGTTGCGGCGAGATAGAGTCCCATAAATCCGTCTAGAAAGCCTTTTTGTAAAACATATGCTTTAAAGAAGGAAAATGGTGGTTTTATAATGATTTTGAATATCGAAGATTTTTTGCCATTGGCGAGCATTTTTATACTCATGTCTTCGGTATATAAATTCATTTTTTCTATGTGATGAAATATGGAGTGATAGGTGTGGTGTTTTATGGTCCCTTCTAAAATGTACTTCTTTTCATTTGTCACAATTTTTTCGTGAACTAAATCATCAGAATATTTTACTGAATCTTTAGCAAAAAATCTTTCTCTCCAAATACTTCCCCATCCGCCGTATTTTACATGTTTTCCAAAAATATAGTTTTCTAATTGAATATTGAAAACCTTTCTATCTAATAATGAGTTGTTTACGATTTCTAAAATTGATTTTCTTAATTCTTTCGATACTACCTCATCTGCATCAATAAATAAAATCCATTTTCCAGAACATAAACTTAAGGCATAATTTTTTTGATGTCCAAAACCGTCAAATTTCCTTTCAAACCATTTTATTTTCTCAAAAGAAAGACATATTTCTTTGGTTTTATCACTCGAAAATGAATCTACTACTATAATCTCATCGGCAATATTGTGTATTGCGTCTATCGTTCTGCCTATATTTTTTTCTTCGTTATAGGTTATAATGGCTACCGATAATCCTATGGGCTTATCCATTTTGAATGCTTTTTTGGTATAGATTAAGTGTTTTTTGAGCGCATATCTCGGAGCTGAATTCCTCCCTCACTTTTTGATATGATCTTTGTGCAAACTCTTGTGACAGCGTATTGCTATCTAAGAGTGTTTTGATGCTTTTTGCCAAATTTTGGTAATCTCCTATTTCTGCCAAAAAACCATTTTTCCCGTTTTCTATGACTTCTGGGATTCCACCAGCCTTGGTACTCACAATGGGTGTTTGGCTCAGAAATGATTCGTAAATTACGAGAGGCAACCCCTCTGACTCCGATGTCATTAAAAATAAATCAAATTGAGAAATATACCTTTTGGCCTGTTCGATACTGCCTAGAAAACTTATATTTTGTGCTAAATTCAATTTTTCTACCATTTTTTTCAATTCAGGCGTATGCTCTGTTTCTCGCCCAATCTGAACCAAATGCACATTTTTATGTTTTAAATGATTGATTAAATAATCCATAGTGCGCACCATAGTAGGCAAATCCTTTGGCTCTGTATGATTGGCTATACTCCCAATCAAAAATTTTTCTTTGATATTGAATTTCTCTTTTAAATTAAATTCGGCAGAAGGTATCTCCATCGGAATGCCATCATAAATCACTTTGATTTTGTGCTGGTTCTGCGGTTTTATCACTTTTTTTAAACTCTCGGCAATGGCTTGAGATACCGCAATTACATATTGTATGTTTTTGTAATTAAATTTAACCTTGCTTAAAGGTGTATTTCCCTTGCTTTTCGATTTTTTTGAATAAATGGATTTTACTTTTAAATTGTATAAAAAATCTGCAATCACAAATAGGGTTAAGAATTTGCTTGTATGGATGTGCAAAACCTCTATATTGTTTTCACTGATTAATTTTTTCAATGATTTCGCTAGATTTAAAATATTTGTTTTTTTCTGAGCATAAACTTTAAATCCATTTTCATTACAATACTGCTCAATGGGGGTGTGCGAATAACAAAATACAGCACTCTCTACATCTAGTTTTTTAAGATTATGGAGCAAATCGGCTAGTTGTATTTCTCCTCCATACCATGTTTTGGCTTCTGTAAGATGCAGTACTTTCATTTATTGTGAATTAATTTAAACAAATATAATTTTTTAGTCATAATCCATGAAATTTTTATATACTTTTAGGATTTCAGCTCTCACAACCTCATCATTAAATTTTTGAGCGTATATAAAACCTTTTTCAGCCATTTCTGTTCGCAAATCGGGATTTTCAAGCAATTTTACAATGTGATTTTTCAAATCCTCAACTTGTGAATTTGGATTAATATATAGGCTATTTTCTCCTCCTGCTTCGGGAAAGCAACTGCCTTGCGAAGTAATTACAGGTGTCTTTGAAAATAGTGCCTCTATAATAGGTATCCCAAACCCCTCAAAAACAGAAGGATAACAAAAAATCGTAGCCAATTGGTAAATAATGGCCAAATCCTGCATATCTACATTTTTAAGAACCTTTACCTTGTGTGTAATATTATGCGCCTCCAAATATTCCTCGATCTGATTATAATACTTGGTTTTCCTTCCTACGATAACAAGCGTGGTATCTATGTCTTTTATAGCTTTCACAATAGATAGCGCATTTTTACGAGGTTCTATGGTTCCCACATTTAACACAAACTCATCTGGCAATCCATATTTTTCCTTCACAAATTGCTTTTCTCTTTCGCTGTATTCTTTCTTAAACGCCTCGTTGCAACCTTGGTAAACTACAGATATCTTCTCTGCTGGCACTTTTAAAAAGTGGACTATATCATCCTTTGTTTGTTGGCTAATCGCGATAATGTGCTTGGCATGTTGGGCTGCATATTTAAATTTTAAGAAATGTATTTTTCTATCAAAAAATGTGTATAAATCTGGAAATCGTAAAAAAATCAAATCATGAATCGTTACAATGGTGGGAACTTTTTTATGAATTCCTATTGGTATTTCACCAGATAACCCATGATACAAATTCAGCTTCTCTTCCTTGGCCAAAGAGGTAATCCTAAAACTTCGCCACAAGCCGCTAAAAAATCTCCAAAATCTACTCCTAGGGTTAATCTCCTTGATGTTAGTAGCATCTAAAACAGCAAATTTATTCTTGGTCTTGGGATTAAAAAGTGCTAAATGCCACTCTTTACCTTGTTGAGCAACCATTCTTATTAAATCTCTACTATAATTTCCCAAGCCACTAGCATTATGATATGCTCTTTTGGCATCATATCCCACACGATAAATTTTTCTCATACCTTTTGTTTTGTGATACGCCCGTTTTATTTACTGCAAAGGTGCTATTTTTTTCTTAAACTTTGATGTAAATCTTTTTCCTATCGAGCAGATAGGCAATGCTCCACATCGCTACCAAAAACACCACAGAATACACAAAAGAGCCCACATTTTCATTGGTAGACAAAGGCTTGCAAAATGTGGTATAAAAATATTTTAAAGGCGTGGTAAATCCGTCATGCGTAGGAATCCTTACCAAGGCTAAAAGACGCGGAATTAATCCACTTAAAACAAAAATAAACAATGGATTCTTTCCAAAAACATCAAAGAATTGCGTCAAAAAGTTTTTAGCTTTTAAAACCTCGATAAACCATATCATAATGCTAATTGTGATAATCGCTAAGCCCGTGGTGTGCAGCACATAAGTGCTAGACCAAATTTTCTTGATAATCGGGAAATCCAATTGCCAAACATACGCTACAACAAGCAGAATCCCAGCACTTACAAATAGCATACTCAGCACTTTGTAATGCAATTCGCTCGTTTTCGGTGCTTTCACAAATAGCCAATTTACCTCGCCTTGCGCCGTGATGATTTTCCCTGCCAAATAACCCAGTAAAACCTGTGCCGTAGACGAAATAGCACCGACAAATCCCTCAGGATCAAACGGAACGCCTTCGCCATGATACATATGCGATTCGCCCAAAATGGCTAAATCTACCTTCGTGCCCCAAAATCCTTGCATAGAATACGGATCGGCTCCGCCCAAAAATAAGGCTAAAAGCCAATAGACGATGAGCAGTAAAAAACTGATGATTAAAACCTTTTTTTCTTTGAAATAATAGGCAATGACCGCCGCAAAGAAATAGGCAAAAGCAATGCGCTGCAAAACCCCTAAAATTCGCACATTTTCCCAATTTTTAAACGCCAAACCCTCGTCTTGCCATTGCACAAACGGAAACCAATTGAGCAACAAACCGATGATAAAGATTAAAAAAGTTCGTTTTAAAACTTTTCGCCAAAAAACTTGACTTCCCGCTTTTTGCAATCGTGGAATTACGAAAGCCATGGCATTTCCCACCGCAAATAAAAAGAATGGAAACACCAAATCCGTGGGCGTGCACCCTGCCCATTCGGCATGGGTGAGTGGCTTGAACATCGCGCTCCAAGAGCCAGGATTATTAACTAAAATCATGAGTGCTACCGTGGCGCCACGGAACACATCTAGGGAATAATAGCGGGGTTTCATGTATTGTAGTTTTTTTGGTTTCTAAAGATAATTGATTTTTTAAATTTGAACAAAAAGATTTCTTCTGAATGGATTAAAAATGTATCTAATTCCGTTTTTTTAGTGCATGTTACACTAAGCTTGTTTCAGGGTCTTAAAAATACAAAGAAAGATTCCGAATCAGGTTTGGAATGACAAAATTAAATTCAGAGTGATAATTAGAATTAAAAATATATTAAATTCCTTTTTTTGAGATTATGAATTAAGTTTAGAGAGGCTAAAAACAAAAAAATCCCTGTGCAGACTTTGTCTGCACAGGGACTAAGTTTATTCAAAAATTCTCACGAATTTAGATTACAATATTCACGATTTTGCCTGGTACTACGATGACTTTTTTCGGGGTTCGGTCTTCGAGATATTTAGCTGTTTGAGGGTCTTCCATCACGGCTTTTTCCACTTCTTCTTTGCTTAAATCGAGTGGTAATGATAAGGTAAATCGCATTTTTCCGTTGAATGAAATCGGATATTCTTTGTTGTCTTCTTTCAAGTATTTTTCTTCAAAAATAGGGTAGGGCTGGCGTGTTACGCTGTCCTCGTTGCCCAAAACATGCCACAATTCCTCGGCAATATGCGGTGCAAATGGCGAAAGCAAAATCACCAATGGCGAAAGGATTTCAGCCTTGTTGCATTGTAGTTTTTGCAAATCGTTTACGGCAATCATAAAGGCCGAAATGGAGGTATTGAAGGAGAAATTCTCTATATCCTCAGTTACTTTTTGGATTAAAGTGTGCAGCACTTTCAGCTCCTCCTTGCTTGCGGGCGCATCGGAGAGTTGGAGCTCATCTTTTTTAAAGAACAAACGCCACAGCTTTTTAAGGAAGCCATTCACACCGCTGAGCCCGTTGGTAATCCACGGCTTAGACTGCTCAATTGGGCCTAAAAACATTTCATACATACGCAAAGTATCGGCACCATACTGCTCGCAAATATCATCTGGATTGACGACATTAAATTTCGATTTCGACATTTTTTCCACCTCGCGCGAAACATAAAATTTCCCATCATCCGAGAGAATAAATTCAGCATCTTTTAAATCATCTCGCCAATTTTTAAAGGCTTGCGTATCGAGCACATTGTTGCCACTCACAAAGCTCACATCAGCGTGAACAGGGCTTGTCTCATAGTCGCCCGCTTTATCCGCAGAGACATATTGATTTGTATTATTCACACGATGAACAAAAGCACTTTCGCCCAAAATCATTCCTTGGTTGATGAGTTTTTTAAACGGCTCTTCTGAATTTACAAAACCTCTGTCTTTTAAGAATTTAGTCCAGAAACGGCTATATAGCAAGTGCCCCGTTGCGTGCTCACTTCCGCCCAAATATAAATCCACATTTTGCCAATATTTTAATGCTTCGTCTGATGCCAAAGCGTCTTCGTTTTGCGGATCCATATAACGGAACTGATACCACGAACTACCTGCCCAGCCTGGCATGGTGTTTAGCTCTAATGGAAACACCGTTTTTTCATCAATTAATGAATTTTCTACCACTTGGTTTTTCTCGGTATCCCAAGCCCATTGTGTTGCACGACCTAGTGGCGGCTCGCCCGTTTCGGTAGGGAGATATTCGCTTACTTCTGGCAATACGAGTGGCAAATGTTCCTC
This Ornithobacterium rhinotracheale DNA region includes the following protein-coding sequences:
- a CDS encoding polysaccharide deacetylase family protein, which produces MIYIEFIFLLFVVFVIFHFKLWIHLFPSRRLPVLMYHNVVPHTRDNLDVTIEAFENQLKYLKEKGFQTYFFSDLKETPKIHTKSIILTFDDGFKNNLEYALPLLKKYGIKATIFLNTETIEKQKKDILTPVELKQMYDSKLIEYGLHSHSHLSCKSHSISEINQDLEKNIHLLNLWGVVFSPVFAYPYGARPKEKQAFYKLLKNKKIDYALRIGNKLNTFPFKNPYEICRIHVKDTDTLQKFKLRLIFGKLKFF
- a CDS encoding glycosyltransferase family 2 protein, with product MDKPIGLSVAIITYNEEKNIGRTIDAIHNIADEIIVVDSFSSDKTKEICLSFEKIKWFERKFDGFGHQKNYALSLCSGKWILFIDADEVVSKELRKSILEIVNNSLLDRKVFNIQLENYIFGKHVKYGGWGSIWRERFFAKDSVKYSDDLVHEKIVTNEKKYILEGTIKHHTYHSIFHHIEKMNLYTEDMSIKMLANGKKSSIFKIIIKPPFSFFKAYVLQKGFLDGFMGLYLAATHALYTFLKYSKLYILQNK
- a CDS encoding glycosyltransferase family 4 protein, which codes for MKVLHLTEAKTWYGGEIQLADLLHNLKKLDVESAVFCYSHTPIEQYCNENGFKVYAQKKTNILNLAKSLKKLISENNIEVLHIHTSKFLTLFVIADFLYNLKVKSIYSKKSKSKGNTPLSKVKFNYKNIQYVIAVSQAIAESLKKVIKPQNQHKIKVIYDGIPMEIPSAEFNLKEKFNIKEKFLIGSIANHTEPKDLPTMVRTMDYLINHLKHKNVHLVQIGRETEHTPELKKMVEKLNLAQNISFLGSIEQAKRYISQFDLFLMTSESEGLPLVIYESFLSQTPIVSTKAGGIPEVIENGKNGFLAEIGDYQNLAKSIKTLLDSNTLSQEFAQRSYQKVREEFSSEICAQKTLNLYQKSIQNG
- a CDS encoding glycosyltransferase family 4 protein, with product MRKIYRVGYDAKRAYHNASGLGNYSRDLIRMVAQQGKEWHLALFNPKTKNKFAVLDATNIKEINPRSRFWRFFSGLWRSFRITSLAKEEKLNLYHGLSGEIPIGIHKKVPTIVTIHDLIFLRFPDLYTFFDRKIHFLKFKYAAQHAKHIIAISQQTKDDIVHFLKVPAEKISVVYQGCNEAFKKEYSEREKQFVKEKYGLPDEFVLNVGTIEPRKNALSIVKAIKDIDTTLVIVGRKTKYYNQIEEYLEAHNITHKVKVLKNVDMQDLAIIYQLATIFCYPSVFEGFGIPIIEALFSKTPVITSQGSCFPEAGGENSLYINPNSQVEDLKNHIVKLLENPDLRTEMAEKGFIYAQKFNDEVVRAEILKVYKNFMDYD
- a CDS encoding acyltransferase family protein, producing MKPRYYSLDVFRGATVALMILVNNPGSWSAMFKPLTHAEWAGCTPTDLVFPFFLFAVGNAMAFVIPRLQKAGSQVFWRKVLKRTFLIFIIGLLLNWFPFVQWQDEGLAFKNWENVRILGVLQRIAFAYFFAAVIAYYFKEKKVLIISFLLLIVYWLLALFLGGADPYSMQGFWGTKVDLAILGESHMYHGEGVPFDPEGFVGAISSTAQVLLGYLAGKIITAQGEVNWLFVKAPKTSELHYKVLSMLFVSAGILLVVAYVWQLDFPIIKKIWSSTYVLHTTGLAIITISIMIWFIEVLKAKNFLTQFFDVFGKNPLFIFVLSGLIPRLLALVRIPTHDGFTTPLKYFYTTFCKPLSTNENVGSFVYSVVFLVAMWSIAYLLDRKKIYIKV